The Brassica napus cultivar Da-Ae chromosome C7, Da-Ae, whole genome shotgun sequence genomic interval ACTTCAGAagcaattatatatatatactaatctCACGGGTAAATTAGAATTATACATAACCTATTAGGGACAAAGTCCCACATCGGTATTTGGAAGGGATGGTAAGCATAAAAGACACCAAAGAAGAGGGTAGATTTAACACTGTCATTTATTTTTCTCTGttctctatctatctatcttcttTAAAACATTAAGAACAACAACAAGGACAAAGAGACACAAAcccaaagttaaaaaaaaaaattgttcaagaAAATATGGTTATCAATTCAAAAAgtaagaaaagaaattatgcattcaacaaaaaaaaaaaaaatcaaaaagagatTAAACTGGGGAAATAACAAAGAAGAAATCCAAGGAATTTAGCCCTCAAAGTAAGAGTGAATAGTGGGGCATCGGAGTCATGTATCAACAGATAACGACTTTGCTCACGGTCATAAAAGAGCAAATCCTTCTTCTTATTCTCGGCATCCAAAAGTGCTAGTGGAGTGAAGGGGCAACTTGATGTTGGGCAACCATAGAAAAAAGAAGTCATAACCACATCGATGGAGAAAATTTTGAGCCATGTCTTGTTGCTTGAATTGAAGGACCATATCACTTGGTTGAAATCAGTCTTGTGTGATACGCACAAGCGGTTGTCGAGGTCGCACAAGCGGTTGTCGAGGTCGCACAAGAGGATCCCGTAAGGATTATCATCATCATGTGAATTGGCGGGAAAGGGAGCTTTAGAGATGACTTGAAAAGTCTCGGTGtgaagatcaaaagataaaattttggTTTCCTCGCAATCTGTGAACCAATGAAGCGAACCATCTACAAAGACGGGACAGGCGAACGGAGCAACCCGATAAGGAGCAGAGGGAGTAACATACCTCCAAGCATTGGCGCTAAAGTCGAAAACTTCGCATGTGGTAGCGTTGTCAAGGCCTATTTCTGAAGAGTTGTATAGCGAAACAGGCTTGTAAGTGGAGGATATGATGTCTTTACCGAATCCAAGCGAAAAGCCTCCGTGCTGAAGctcaatatattttaacatcCGACCAAACATTACTTTTGACTTTTTAACTTACTTAAAGCACCCGACAACCTATGTATACATTTGGTACAATGCCACCTTTTAAGCAAAGACCAACATCCTCGCTTCCGTTAAAAAGAAGAAACCTATCCGAACTTAAGATCGAAGTGGTTTAATTGGTTACAGTTATTTATGTATCCGGAAAACAAAACTGTAACCAGAGACTGAACACATCTACAAGAGACAAAATACACAAGCATCACTGGTTTGAAATAGTAACTTTATATACAAGAAACCATGATATGAATGTGTAATATAAACAAGCAAATATGTTGCATTTGTGTTACCACAGAAGCTGTAATTGATTTTATGGTTCGTTACAAAGACAGGCTTACGAATAGGAGCACCATCTTCAATTTACACATACTGTAGTCTTATACTGCAATAGCCTTTAAACTTTTAGATAAAGGCTTTATATCGGATGAAAATTACTTAAACTACACATTGTGAAACGAATACGGCCAACCTAAACCTAGAAGAAGGGATACCATACCACCTACTTTTCGAACGGATTCCACCTGCCTTTAAGTAACAAACTcccaaaacaaaagataaatatCCACAACCAATTTCAAAGCAAGAAGGAATTTATAAAACCTTAAATGGTAAAAGTACGTTTTACTCATATAAATGAGCATTACCTACAAAGGAGAGCAAGAATTAAGTTGGATTTAACAACTAGTAGCTAAAATTGCTGACCGTGAAACATTTTTGGAGTTACGTCGAAGCACTTGTCAAGTGACATAGACTGGTATGAGAAATTTTTCTttagcaaaacaaaaatatcaaagtTAATTAGCCTAATCAAATTtagtgtaaaataaaaaaattcaaaaatatttcttttgctCATGAAAAAAGTGTTCAAGAGTAATAATCGCTCTTGGGAGTTTCCTCAGACTTGCTGTACTATTTTCACTAAGAATTAAACTACTCAAATAGTACAAAGTAGTTGTAAACTTAGCGTATCAAACATGAACGACAAATGGAGATGGTGGAGAGTCATCAGAAGTTAACGTAAAGCTGTGAGAAGCAGTTGAATTAATGAGAGGATGAGCAATATTGATATCATAGTCACCATGAAAGAGTGAAGCTTCAAAGAATCCATCAGAATCAGTCAAACCTGTGGTTTGCACACGAAGCCCTCCCCACTCACGCAGAAGTTTATCCACAACGTCCCCGGCGGGTAGGTTCCTGAAGTTGCCATCGGTGAGGCACATTTTGTAGCAACCTGATGGGGAATAACCACTCCGAGTCACCATTCCTTTCACTTGCGGATGCGCGTGGCCTTCCCTTAGGACCTGCTCAAAATAGTTGGCCtacaacactacaagaaaacagggggattctgatggccgaaatcgtcggaaattcgtcggaatagaccgattccgacgaacccgtccgtcggtatcgtttcgtcggaaaaaaaaaattcgtcc includes:
- the LOC125590683 gene encoding F-box/LRR-repeat/kelch-repeat protein At1g09650-like, with protein sequence MFGRMLKYIELQHGGFSLGFGKDIISSTYKPVSLYNSSEIGLDNATTCEVFDFSANAWRYVTPSAPYRVAPFACPVFVDGSLHWFTDCEETKILSFDLHTETFQVISKAPFPANSHDDDNPYGILLCDLDNRLCDLDNRLCVSHKTDFNQVIWSFNSSNKTWLKIFSIDVVMTSFFYGCPTSSCPFTPLALLDAENKKKDLLFYDREQSRYLLIHDSDAPLFTLTLRAKFLGFLLCYFPSLISF